Within Fimbriimonadaceae bacterium, the genomic segment CGATGATTGGGAGTCTACTTGGCCAGAAGTTCTGACGGCATCACTCGCCAAGGCAGGCGAGTGCCGTCCAACCGCGTCCCCCACCTTATCCCAGATTGACCACCGTTTCGTAAGAATAGTCGAGCGCCGTCTTCGTACCGGGCGCGACCGTGATCTTCCACTCGAGGGTGTTGCTCGCATTGGGGCTCGTGCGCTGGACGACGGTGTTCTTCACCGATCCTCCGCTTCCCACCGACAACACTTTCCCCTCGACCGTTCTGGTCACGCGCACCTCCGCCGGCTCCTTCCTCAGATTCTCGAGACTCAGCGTGCCGCCGAGGGTGATTGCGAGGAAGTTTTGATCTCCTATCTTGTACGGATCGCCGCGCTTGACTTCCTTCTCGACCCGCTCGACCTTGAGGCCGATCCCCTGGGCCAGCCGGAGCTCCGCTTTGCCACCCTTGGCGGTGTACTCGATGCGCTCTTGTCCAACCGGCCTGGCGTCTTCGACGACGAACACGGGCCCTGCCGTGAGCGGCTGTGTCGAGTTGTTCTCAAGCGTCAGCAGGTAGGTCACCCGATCGCCGTCGGCGTCCCACTCGAAGAGCGGACTTACGGGTATGTCGATCTCGAAGATCGTGGCCATCGCGCGCTCTCCAGGCCGAAGCGAGAAGTCGGGTTTGGAGTAGTACTGCAACTCGCCCGACTCCGACGACGAGAGCGGCTGCAAGCCGCCGCCGAGACCTCCTCCGCCCCGCGGGCCCCGGGACAACGCACCGGACTTCTCCGCGTCGGCGGCCTTCGACTCGCCCGAGCGCGCAAGGGCCCCGGGCCGGTTGCCGGCGAACACCGTGCCGCTGATGTACCCGGCGAGCAGATCATCCAGCGAGCCACGGTTGACCATGACCGGGGCTCCCACGACGAACACCACGTCCGTTCCCTTCAGCTCCTCGTCCAGTCCCAGCAGTGTCCCCCGCAGAGTCAACCGCCCGCGCTTGCCCGGGAGCATCTCGAGGACGTACGAGGGTTCCCAATGCACTCCCTCTTGCACGTAGGCGAGGCGGACGCCCGCCTTGCCGTCCGGCTGCTGCGTTCGCACTTTGATCCGAACAGGGAAGTTCGCCAACGCCACGGAGTCGACCCGTGCGTACTCCAAGGCCGTGTACGAGCCGTCGTCACCCTTGAGGAGCATCATCTGGTCGAGTACCGCCGTCAACTGGCCCTCGGTCTTACGCGCTTCGGACAGGACTCGAAGTCTTAGGCCGACCTTGTCCGACAACGCGCGCTTGAGGTCCGTAGGCCCGTCGAATTCGACGAGGTTGTCATTCGTCGTGACGACCGTGTCGATTCGGTCGGCGGGGTTTGTGGGATAGACCCACAGCGTGCCACTCAGCGCCCGGGGGACCAGATTGGTGGTCGCCCACCCGGCCTGCAGTTTGGCGGTGCCTTCGCGGAGGTAGAAGCCGAACCCGTCCCGAAACACCACCAACGTTTGGAGACGGGTCGTAAATGCGTACCCCTCAAGTTGGGGCGCTTGGGGGACTGTGCCCACGACGAAAGCCGCAATCAAACTCAGCATCACCACTCCTCCCGAGGCGTTGGCCTCATAGGATCGGACGAAGGAGAGGACGCAAAGGCACGGCCAGGTCGAGCCTTGCGCGATCGGAACCAACCGATCGTGCTCGGGCTCGTGAACGGCAGCGAGTCGTTCTCTCCGCTCCGACCCGGTCCTGCATCGAGCAAACGAGGCGGCTCTCAAGATCACGCCGGCCTCCGGACAATTGCATGATTCCAAAAGTCATGCTAGAGTGCAACGGTGAGACTTCTGATCGTGCTGCTGCCCCTTTTGTTGGGCCGATCGCAGGGTGTTGCGCCTGCCAACTCCAAGGAGCTGGATCCGAAGACGCGCCCCTTCCTCGAACTGACCCCGTTCAAGAAGCTCCCGTGCGTCACGGTCAGCGAGTATCGAATCCCGCCGCCCGACGGCGACAATCACGCGGTGCGGGTGTACCGCTTCACTTACCCGGCGAAGTTCGAAGCAGAGGTGAAGCGATGGAGGCAGCTGTTTCCCTCAAAGGAAGGCTGGACGGTGGATGAGTCGACGCCGACGTCCGTGATCATGTCGCGCAAGGTGAAGCACCCCAAGATCAAGGAGCAGGCGTTGCTCATGTACAGCGGCCGCTTCGTGTTCGACGCCAGCGTGCGCGCCCGGACACGGGTCGTGCCCTCGACGAACTATGTGCGCGTGTCCTTCAATGAAGTGATGAAGGAGTAAGGGTCGGCGACGGCTCGCACTGGGTGGATCGGGTGAAGGTCACCGAACCCTGTTCCACTTCACGCCGAGCACCGGCTGATGGTCGCGAGGTTCCAACCCGATTACGACGCTACCCCATTCCCGTTTCCAGACATAGGCGCCCGGCGTCTCGCCAGGTCGAGCCTTGCGCGATCGGAACCAACCGACCCTGAGTCCCTCGCCCGGTTCGCCGAACTCGCGCTCGCCGTAGTCCAGCATTGCCCGCATTCGACTGTGCGCCGTCGGGCCGTCACTGCCATCGAGACCCAGGTATCCCAAGTGACCGCCATAGAAATGGGGGGTCGGCCATGGAGACCATCCAAACGGCGTCCAAGCGTAGGCGTGCCACCGCCACCAGGATTCGTTCCCCAGCGAGCTGTTCGGCTCGAAGGGCGATACCATCGCGATCTCGTCCGGCGTCATGCCTGGACGCAGGCGCAACACGATGGGATCGGCGTTTGGCAGGAGTGGGAACGGCAATCCTGCAGGGCCACCGGTGCCCTCGAGATCGCCAACCAAGGGGCCATGGAGACGCTTGAGGTGGAAGGGAACGAGCACGAGCTCCACCTCCCCTGTTTCAGCGTCGATCATGTGAGCGGGGCGTTCCACGTGTGACGATGGCGTCCGGACATAGGGACCACCTCCTTCTGGGCCGGCGACGCGACCAACACGATGTGCAACGCGAGGCGCACCCTTGTCCGAGCGCTTGCCTCATCGTACCGCGCAGGTGGGCATGGCAGAATCCCCGTACAATGAAGGCATGGCTTTGTTGCTGGTGGCCTGCGTCCTGTTGCAGAGCCTTGCTCCATCGACGTACGACCCGAACCTCGATCGCGTGATCCCCGAACGCACGGGCACCAACGGATACGAGGAGTACGTCGACGCCGCGATCCTGTGGCAGCAGCAGGTCCGAGAGTACGACGCGTTCGTGCGTGCGTTTGAGCGAGGGGAAACGCTTCCGCCACGACCCGACGGCATCCCCGAGGGGGCGGATGTCGCCGCGATGCTCCGCATCGAATTGAACGTCGCGGGACCGGCCCTCGCCAAGCTTCGGGCGGGCAATGCCAAGGCTGTCCGCTACCCGAAGGCCATCAGCCTGACCACCTTGTTCCCCGAGGCGGCACCGCTCAAGCAACTCGTGCAGTTCATGGCCCGTGCCGCCGAAGCCGAAGTCGAAGCCGGCTCGTCCGAGCAGGCGGCCGGACTGCTCGCCGATGGGCTGACGTTCGCCCGGAAGTTCGCCTGCGGAGGATTGATCATTCAGATGGTCGCTTTTGCATGCGAGCGGACACTTCTCGATTCGTTTCGGAGGATCGAGGCGAAATTGCCCGCCCCAACCTTGGCGCGCTTCGAGCAGATCCCTCCCCTGCCCTCGCCCGTTCCGGCACTCGAAGTTGCGCGGCGCGGAGTGCGCGAGACGTTCGACGCGCTTCTCGACAACCCGGAAGAGCTGAAGGAGTTCCTGGATCCGAAGGTCTGGCCCAAAGTCCAAGCAACGGTCGCGGACCTGACGGCGACCCGGCGCGACCAGATCTACCGCCGTTACTTCCTGCGTCTCGAAACGCCATTCGTCGACGCGATTCGACAGTGCGGCCAGCCGGAGATCCGGTGGCTCGAGCCGATTGATGAGGGACCGGTCCTTGGGGACCCGCCGAAGCGGGACTTGACCTCCGACGAGCTTGGGGTCATGCTCCCGGTGCTGCGGGCTTACTCGATACTCGGGGTTGACGACATTTATCTGGATGGCTACCTTGCGGCCTCGTTCGGCCTTCAGGTCGAGGATCGGTTGTTCCGAATCCACCTGGCGATTCTCAAATACCGTGCCGAGCATGGCGGGTGGCCTGGTTCGCTGAAGGCCGTTCCGGGCATCGCGACGGTGGATCCTTGCGCCAACACGCCGTACCGCTACGAGGTTCTCGGAGACGCGTTTCGCCTCGTGTGCGACACGCCGCGCGGCCCTTTGGAGCTGGGCACGCGCATGAGCCTGGTGCACAGTCCGGCCAAAACGACGACCGTGCCGCGATATCCTTCATCAGACGACATTGGACGGTGGGGGCTGTCTGTCATGGCCGCAGAACCACAGGGAACTCGGTGATCGGTAACCGCAGAAGGTCGTCCGGGCTGCTCACCCTGGCGACATCGGCCATCGCCCCATGGGCGTGTGCCCTCGTGATCGGCCTTGGCGTCCTGTGGTAGAACTCCCCACGATCCGGGAATGAAGCGTTCGCGATGGCGAGCGCGAGGAGCAATGCCAACATGAGGGAATGATACGACCGATCGGGCAAGTCCTACCAGACTTGGCCCATTCCCATCAGGATTGAGCGGAACGCAGAGAGCAACCCCCAAGGCCCAAGGCCCAAGGCCCAAGGCCCAAAGACGAAGGACCAAAAACCAAGGACGAATCGGCTCTTGATCGTTTGTGGGGGCAAGGCCACCTCTTGGCTGATAAAACTAGCTTGAGGTGAAAGTCTTGATCAGTTCAGAGGCTTTGGTCGGCCTGCCCGGCTATGAGGTTACCGGGATCGAGGAGTCGGAGGGTTTCGTTCGCATCAGCGCCCGTCATCCCGGTTCTGCGAGGTGTCCGCATTGCGACGGCGCAAACCTGAGGCTGAAGGAGCGGCGCGTGCGCAGGGTTCGCCACGAGAGCCACGGCAGCCGCCGGTGCATGCTGTGTCTCGATGCCCACAAGTGGTGCTGCCGGTGTTGTGGCAAGACGTTCTGGCAGCGTTTCCCCGGGCTTCTGCCCAGACGGCGCGCGACGGAGCCCTTTCGGCGATCGGTGTCCGAGCGGCACTGGGACGGGATCAGCAGAGCCCGGCTGAGCGAGCGCGAGAGGATCGGTAGCGCGACGGTCGAGCGCTGGTACCTCGACTATTTGAACCGCCTGGCCTCGGAGCGGAAGAACGCGTCCTGTCCCAGGGTCCTGGGGATCGACGAGCACTTCTTCACCCGCCGACGAGGCTATGCGACCACCTTTTGCGACCTGGCCAGGAAGAGGGTGTTCGATGTGGTGCTGGGCCGCAGCGAAGCCTCGCTGCAGGGGTATCTGTCCCACCTCAAGGGCAAGGAAAGGGTCCAGGTGGTCTGCATCGACCTGTCTCCCAGTTACCGGGCTCTGGTGAGGAAGCACTTCCCC encodes:
- a CDS encoding ISL3 family transposase; this encodes MKVLISSEALVGLPGYEVTGIEESEGFVRISARHPGSARCPHCDGANLRLKERRVRRVRHESHGSRRCMLCLDAHKWCCRCCGKTFWQRFPGLLPRRRATEPFRRSVSERHWDGISRARLSERERIGSATVERWYLDYLNRLASERKNASCPRVLGIDEHFFTRRRGYATTFCDLARKRVFDVVLGRSEASLQGYLSHLKGKERVQVVCIDLSPSYRALVRKHFPNARIVADRFHVVRLVNQRFLECWKLLDPLGCRNRGLLSLMRRHESRLSPEQALKLSSYLEARLALKEIYRFKQQLVELLCIKSRNKSQCYPLVARLLECIRELKECKLPPLVSLGETLESWAEEIVTMWRFTRNNAVTEGFHNKMEALSRQAYGFRNFEHYRLRVRVMCA
- a CDS encoding DUF4139 domain-containing protein; translated protein: MLSLIAAFVVGTVPQAPQLEGYAFTTRLQTLVVFRDGFGFYLREGTAKLQAGWATTNLVPRALSGTLWVYPTNPADRIDTVVTTNDNLVEFDGPTDLKRALSDKVGLRLRVLSEARKTEGQLTAVLDQMMLLKGDDGSYTALEYARVDSVALANFPVRIKVRTQQPDGKAGVRLAYVQEGVHWEPSYVLEMLPGKRGRLTLRGTLLGLDEELKGTDVVFVVGAPVMVNRGSLDDLLAGYISGTVFAGNRPGALARSGESKAADAEKSGALSRGPRGGGGLGGGLQPLSSSESGELQYYSKPDFSLRPGERAMATIFEIDIPVSPLFEWDADGDRVTYLLTLENNSTQPLTAGPVFVVEDARPVGQERIEYTAKGGKAELRLAQGIGLKVERVEKEVKRGDPYKIGDQNFLAITLGGTLSLENLRKEPAEVRVTRTVEGKVLSVGSGGSVKNTVVQRTSPNASNTLEWKITVAPGTKTALDYSYETVVNLG